The following proteins are co-located in the Fimbriiglobus ruber genome:
- a CDS encoding serine/threonine protein kinase: MAEVGEIVGGYKLRSLLQTSHLTQVFEAVEPLSGRHFAMKILLPEVSSEKEHRKTLFHEADIGIKLRHENVINIIKVNQSESTPHFIMEFFPSGSIRTRLMSKDPREKEFIKINAKKIFKQVATGLAYMNASKVVHCDIKADNILVNALGQTKIIDFAIAKRMKTSFFDKLFHREKRPQGTPSFMSPEQIQMLPLDGRSDVYSFGATLYELCVGRPPFRGSSISELLKKHLVEKPSSLTSYNPDVTDEFSALVVKCLAKKKEDRYAGFHEVLMELKKIRIFKSITERDDDEQL; this comes from the coding sequence ATGGCAGAAGTCGGCGAAATCGTGGGCGGGTACAAACTCCGGTCGTTGCTCCAGACGAGCCACTTGACCCAGGTTTTCGAAGCGGTCGAGCCGCTGAGCGGTCGGCACTTCGCGATGAAAATCTTGCTCCCCGAAGTGTCCTCGGAAAAAGAGCACCGCAAGACGCTCTTTCACGAAGCCGACATCGGCATCAAACTCCGGCACGAAAACGTCATCAACATCATCAAGGTGAACCAGTCCGAATCGACGCCTCACTTCATCATGGAGTTCTTTCCGTCCGGCAGTATCCGCACGCGGCTCATGTCGAAAGACCCGCGCGAAAAAGAGTTCATCAAGATCAACGCCAAGAAAATCTTCAAGCAGGTCGCGACCGGCCTGGCGTACATGAACGCGAGCAAGGTGGTCCACTGCGATATCAAGGCCGATAATATTTTGGTCAACGCGCTCGGGCAGACCAAGATCATCGATTTCGCGATCGCCAAGCGCATGAAGACCAGCTTCTTCGACAAGTTGTTCCACAGGGAGAAACGGCCCCAAGGGACGCCCAGCTTTATGTCCCCGGAACAAATCCAGATGCTGCCGCTCGACGGCCGGTCGGACGTGTACAGCTTCGGGGCGACCCTGTACGAGTTGTGCGTCGGCCGACCGCCGTTTCGCGGCAGCAGCATCAGCGAGTTGCTGAAAAAGCACCTGGTCGAAAAACCCTCCTCGCTCACGTCCTACAACCCGGACGTGACCGACGAGTTTTCCGCCTTGGTGGTGAAATGTCTGGCCAAGAAAAAAGAAGACCGCTACGCCGGCTTCCACGAAGTGTTGATGGAACTGAAAAAAATACGGATCTTTAAATCGATTACAGAGCGTGACGACGACGAGCAACTGTAA
- a CDS encoding aspartate aminotransferase family protein — MTPTPIAHPDEPTSNATRAAAARVEPRALRTFTPTQAVVARSAGVFHWTPEGRRLFDFTSGVLVANLGHNPTAWTRRFTRYMGWPMDLLAAKDEPQDEFFPAVAMTAYNAVTPIESEAGKRLIAALKRSSGGGRMEQVMWAASGSEAIQKALWAALARDRSRSVILATRFGFHGKKGLANAVTGSETDADRDPRVRFIGFPMAECRDVSNRGTVFDPAPYEKELEALLHQFGQKIGVLITEPYLGGGGSYHPPKGYLQLLERFCRANDIVFILDEVQSNFGRTGDLFAFVTQGIEPDIVVLGKGLGNGVPVAAAVGRADLFAALDYGEASDTWSANPLNCAAVLATLDEFESRDVLAEARVSSAIIETGLVALKRYPFVAHVRGEHHGMVWGVEMRDHAGKTAQQWASEFVLACYHGDGSANCDGVHLLGPLAKKVVRVSPPLVITPDEARVAMTILDRAAGRLADGQPAEFPHAHAR, encoded by the coding sequence ATGACCCCCACCCCTATCGCTCACCCGGACGAACCGACGTCGAACGCCACCCGCGCCGCGGCCGCCCGCGTCGAGCCGCGGGCACTCCGCACCTTCACCCCCACACAAGCCGTCGTCGCGCGGAGCGCGGGTGTTTTCCACTGGACTCCGGAAGGCCGCCGGCTGTTCGATTTCACGTCCGGCGTCCTGGTCGCGAACCTGGGCCATAACCCGACCGCATGGACGCGGCGGTTTACCCGGTACATGGGCTGGCCGATGGACCTGCTCGCCGCGAAGGACGAGCCCCAGGACGAGTTTTTCCCCGCCGTGGCGATGACCGCTTATAACGCCGTCACCCCGATCGAGTCCGAAGCGGGCAAGCGCCTCATCGCTGCTCTGAAGCGGTCGAGCGGGGGAGGGCGGATGGAACAGGTGATGTGGGCGGCGTCGGGGTCGGAGGCGATTCAGAAGGCGCTCTGGGCCGCTCTCGCCCGCGACCGCTCGCGGTCCGTCATCCTCGCCACGCGGTTCGGGTTTCACGGCAAGAAAGGGCTGGCGAACGCCGTCACCGGATCGGAGACCGACGCCGACCGCGATCCGCGGGTGCGGTTCATCGGGTTCCCGATGGCCGAATGCCGGGACGTCTCGAACCGCGGCACCGTGTTCGACCCCGCCCCGTATGAAAAGGAACTCGAAGCCCTGCTCCACCAGTTCGGCCAGAAGATCGGCGTGCTGATCACCGAACCCTACCTCGGTGGTGGCGGTTCGTACCACCCGCCGAAAGGCTATCTCCAACTGCTGGAGCGTTTCTGCCGCGCGAACGACATCGTTTTCATCCTGGACGAAGTCCAGTCGAACTTCGGGCGGACCGGCGACCTGTTCGCGTTCGTGACGCAGGGGATCGAGCCGGACATCGTTGTCCTCGGTAAAGGACTCGGGAATGGTGTGCCGGTCGCGGCCGCGGTCGGCCGGGCGGACCTGTTCGCCGCCCTCGACTACGGCGAGGCGTCCGACACGTGGAGCGCGAACCCGCTGAACTGTGCGGCCGTACTTGCTACGTTGGACGAGTTCGAGTCGCGGGACGTTCTGGCGGAGGCGCGGGTCTCATCTGCGATCATCGAGACGGGACTGGTCGCCTTGAAGCGCTACCCGTTCGTGGCCCACGTCCGCGGCGAACACCACGGGATGGTGTGGGGCGTCGAGATGCGGGACCACGCCGGCAAGACCGCCCAGCAGTGGGCGAGCGAGTTCGTCCTGGCCTGCTATCACGGGGACGGGTCGGCGAACTGCGACGGGGTTCACCTGCTCGGTCCGCTCGCCAAAAAAGTGGTTCGCGTTTCCCCGCCGCTCGTTATTACGCCGGACGAGGCCCGGGTAGCCATGACCATCCTCGATCGCGCCGCCGGGCGATTGGCGGACGGCCAACCCGCCGAGTTCCCGCACGCCCACGCCCGTTAA
- a CDS encoding acetyl-CoA carboxylase carboxyltransferase subunit alpha, with the protein MIPDPLPFEQELHDLEQALARVEAADNGSGGSSDEARRMRKEVAAKKRSLYGNLTAWETVLVSRHKNRPQLVDYIESLFDEFVELHGDRAFGDDRAIRTGFARLGGEFKVMLVGHQKGRTLAERQQCFYGCAHPEGYRKALGKMKLAAKYRLPIICLIDTPGAYPGIGAEERGQSQLIATSILEMTQLPTPVVCVVIGEGGSGGALGIGIGDRVSMLQYGYYSVISPEGCAGILWKVANEETKPLAASALRLTAADLKANGVVDDVIPEPLGGAHRSPRDMSNTLKTYLVRYLRELVPQPTDKLLASRYEKFRRMGKFIGA; encoded by the coding sequence ATGATTCCCGACCCGTTGCCGTTTGAACAAGAACTTCATGATCTCGAACAAGCCCTCGCGCGAGTCGAAGCGGCGGACAACGGTTCGGGCGGGTCCAGCGACGAAGCGCGCCGGATGAGGAAAGAGGTGGCCGCCAAAAAGCGATCACTCTACGGGAATCTCACCGCCTGGGAAACGGTGCTGGTCTCGCGGCACAAAAACCGCCCACAGTTGGTCGATTACATCGAATCGCTGTTCGACGAGTTCGTCGAACTCCACGGCGACCGGGCCTTCGGCGACGACCGCGCGATCCGGACCGGCTTCGCCCGCCTGGGCGGCGAGTTCAAGGTGATGCTGGTCGGCCACCAAAAGGGCCGAACCCTGGCTGAACGGCAGCAGTGCTTTTACGGCTGCGCCCACCCCGAGGGGTATCGCAAGGCGCTCGGCAAGATGAAACTCGCGGCCAAATACCGGCTGCCGATCATTTGCCTGATTGACACGCCCGGCGCGTATCCAGGCATCGGTGCCGAAGAGCGCGGTCAATCGCAGCTCATTGCGACGAGCATTCTTGAGATGACGCAGCTACCGACGCCGGTTGTTTGCGTGGTGATCGGGGAAGGGGGCTCGGGCGGCGCCCTGGGTATCGGGATCGGCGACCGCGTGAGCATGCTCCAATACGGGTATTATTCGGTCATCAGCCCCGAGGGGTGTGCCGGCATCTTGTGGAAGGTCGCGAACGAAGAAACGAAGCCGCTGGCGGCCAGTGCGTTGCGCCTGACCGCGGCCGACCTCAAAGCGAACGGCGTCGTCGACGACGTGATCCCCGAACCGCTGGGTGGCGCCCATCGTTCGCCCCGGGACATGAGCAACACTCTGAAGACCTACCTCGTTCGCTACCTCCGCGAACTGGTGCCGCAGCCGACCGACAAACTCCTCGCCAGCCGATACGAGAAATTCCGCCGAATGGGCAAATTCATCGGGGCATAG
- a CDS encoding sugar phosphate isomerase/epimerase family protein: protein MSLIHTAVGRREFLRASALTAGAALFAGRSHAAAADESFGGFTVGIQSYTFRKFTLEQALKKTQEAGLPFAEFYNGHIPVNSSPEKIAGIKKLCTEYGITPIAFGVEHFSKKHDDNKKKFEFGALLGIKYLSADPDPDSFDSLDKLVDEYKIAIAIHPHGPVGGGKMHRWSSAEFIMKALKDHSPLIGTCLDTGHLIRSAQIGVNLDPVQQIKVMGARNFGLHLKDHDNKRKTDVPYGDPTGVLDVAGVLKALKEVKFGGYISIEYEANESNPSDDVKKCVAYFKDTVKKIG from the coding sequence ATGTCTCTCATTCATACCGCCGTCGGGCGTCGCGAATTTTTGCGCGCCTCGGCCCTCACCGCCGGAGCGGCGCTGTTCGCCGGCCGGTCGCACGCGGCCGCCGCGGACGAATCGTTCGGCGGGTTCACCGTCGGCATCCAGTCGTACACGTTCCGTAAGTTCACCCTGGAACAGGCGCTCAAGAAGACCCAGGAAGCCGGCCTCCCCTTCGCCGAGTTCTACAACGGGCACATCCCGGTCAACAGCAGCCCGGAAAAGATCGCCGGCATCAAAAAGCTCTGCACCGAATACGGCATCACGCCGATCGCGTTCGGGGTCGAACACTTCTCCAAGAAACACGACGACAACAAGAAGAAGTTCGAGTTCGGGGCTCTGCTCGGAATCAAGTACCTGAGCGCCGACCCGGACCCGGACAGCTTCGACAGCCTGGACAAACTCGTCGACGAGTACAAGATCGCGATCGCCATCCACCCGCACGGCCCGGTCGGCGGCGGCAAGATGCACCGATGGTCCTCGGCCGAGTTCATCATGAAGGCGCTCAAGGACCACAGCCCCCTCATCGGCACCTGCCTCGATACCGGGCACCTGATCCGGTCCGCCCAAATCGGCGTCAACCTCGACCCGGTGCAGCAGATCAAGGTCATGGGCGCGCGGAACTTCGGCCTGCACCTGAAGGACCACGACAACAAGCGGAAGACCGACGTGCCCTACGGCGACCCGACCGGCGTCCTCGACGTAGCCGGGGTTTTGAAGGCCCTGAAGGAAGTGAAGTTCGGCGGGTACATCAGCATCGAATACGAGGCGAACGAGAGCAACCCGTCCGACGACGTGAAGAAGTGCGTCGCGTACTTCAAAGACACGGTGAAAAAGATCGGCTGA
- a CDS encoding metal ABC transporter permease, which translates to MSFEWLDSLLFDAASALGLSTFELNPLIAVVLVGLTCGMVGSLVVGNRMAFFSDAMAHTAFAGVALALLSVVLLTGVRTTLEADRYMWTVPLATASIGMLVGVSIAFVRERTGLTNDTVIGVFFALSMGVGAMLLPEIRTQIRIDPDQFLFGAVTLATGADLFILFALAAVTIAVVVWRYNALTFASFNPSLARSRGVNLRGNSYLFIVLLALVVNLSIKAVGVLLINALLVVPAAAAANLGRNLRQVFWLTLVGSIGAGVLGQQISHHIRVPIGASRPLEFAPGGTIVVVAVSWFFLTMAIASLRGRRVASSGDRAG; encoded by the coding sequence ATGTCGTTCGAGTGGCTCGATTCGCTATTGTTCGATGCGGCCAGCGCGCTGGGACTTTCCACGTTTGAACTCAACCCGCTGATCGCCGTCGTTCTGGTCGGGCTGACGTGCGGGATGGTCGGGTCGCTCGTCGTCGGCAACCGCATGGCGTTTTTTAGCGACGCCATGGCACACACGGCGTTCGCGGGTGTTGCCCTGGCTCTGCTCTCGGTAGTGCTGCTGACCGGCGTGCGGACCACGCTGGAAGCCGACCGGTACATGTGGACCGTTCCGCTGGCCACGGCGTCGATCGGCATGCTCGTCGGCGTGTCGATCGCGTTCGTCCGCGAGCGAACCGGGCTGACGAACGACACGGTGATCGGCGTCTTCTTTGCGCTGTCGATGGGCGTCGGCGCGATGCTGCTCCCCGAGATCCGAACCCAGATCCGGATCGACCCCGATCAATTCCTGTTCGGAGCCGTCACGCTGGCAACCGGCGCGGACCTTTTCATACTTTTCGCACTGGCCGCGGTCACAATTGCGGTTGTCGTGTGGCGGTATAATGCGTTGACGTTCGCCAGCTTCAACCCGAGTCTCGCCCGCTCCCGCGGGGTGAACCTCCGGGGGAATAGCTATCTGTTCATCGTGTTGCTGGCTCTGGTGGTGAATCTTTCCATCAAAGCGGTGGGCGTCCTGCTGATTAACGCCCTCCTGGTGGTGCCGGCGGCCGCGGCCGCGAACCTCGGCCGCAACCTCCGACAGGTGTTCTGGTTGACGCTGGTCGGAAGTATCGGAGCCGGCGTCCTCGGCCAACAGATCAGCCACCATATTCGGGTGCCGATCGGGGCCAGCCGGCCGCTGGAATTCGCCCCGGGTGGAACGATCGTCGTGGTCGCGGTGTCGTGGTTTTTTCTCACGATGGCGATCGCGTCGCTCCGCGGCCGGCGGGTCGCGTCGTCCGGAGATCGTGCCGGATAA
- a CDS encoding RNA 2'-phosphotransferase: protein MNDKHRVRVSKFISKHLRHAPAEIGLTLEPGGWVGVDTLLAAAGAHGFLISRAELEEVVAKCDKQRCAFDETGTRIRANQGHSVEVDLELDPAVPPELLYHGTALRTLPLILDGGLLKMARHHVHLSRDFETALKVGGRHGKPVVLSVAAGKMAGDGFTFFVSSNGVWLVDRVPPTYLSVIPTDSATT from the coding sequence GTGAACGACAAACACCGAGTCCGCGTCAGTAAGTTCATCAGCAAACACCTCCGCCACGCGCCCGCCGAGATCGGGCTCACGCTCGAACCCGGCGGTTGGGTCGGCGTGGACACGCTGCTCGCCGCGGCCGGGGCACACGGCTTTCTGATCAGCCGTGCCGAACTCGAAGAAGTCGTTGCGAAGTGCGACAAGCAACGCTGTGCTTTTGACGAGACCGGCACCCGCATCCGCGCGAACCAGGGACACTCGGTCGAAGTCGACCTGGAACTCGATCCGGCGGTTCCCCCGGAACTCCTTTACCACGGCACCGCCCTGCGGACGCTGCCCCTCATTCTCGACGGCGGCCTCCTCAAAATGGCCCGCCACCACGTCCACCTCAGCCGGGACTTCGAGACGGCGCTGAAAGTCGGGGGGCGGCACGGCAAGCCGGTGGTCTTATCGGTCGCCGCGGGTAAGATGGCCGGTGACGGCTTCACGTTTTTCGTGTCCAGCAACGGCGTCTGGTTGGTCGATCGCGTTCCTCCCACCTACCTCTCCGTCATCCCAACGGATTCAGCCACGACATGA
- a CDS encoding ferredoxin--NADP reductase: MTPEQIADLRKHRYNGTVVYLHKIHSDLMVVRIRPDFPRPHYLPGQYCALGLGYWEPRAEGCQQEVLKPEDLTKLVRRSYSISNSVYKEPGVLRDMTQDDWVEFYIVLVRENLDGRVPALTPRLFALREGDRINIGEKITGHFTVEPVRPEDNVVFLGTGTGEAPHNSMLWDLLRRGHPGRILSACCVRYKKDLGYLDTHEELMRQFPNYIYLGLTTREAGATKKVYIQDLITSGELEQHLGRPLDPANTHVFLCGNPKMIGVPEKDKATGARVYPQPTGVIEILEGRGFAVDNAAAKIKGNVHFEEYW, translated from the coding sequence ATGACGCCTGAACAAATCGCCGACCTCCGAAAGCACCGGTACAACGGCACCGTCGTTTACCTCCACAAGATCCATTCCGACCTGATGGTCGTTCGGATCAGGCCAGACTTTCCCCGCCCCCACTACCTTCCGGGCCAGTACTGCGCGCTCGGGCTCGGCTACTGGGAGCCGCGGGCCGAGGGGTGCCAGCAAGAAGTGCTGAAACCGGAGGACCTGACGAAATTGGTCCGGCGGTCGTATTCGATCAGCAACTCTGTTTACAAGGAACCCGGCGTCCTCCGCGACATGACGCAGGATGACTGGGTCGAGTTCTACATTGTCCTCGTTCGCGAAAACCTGGACGGCCGTGTGCCGGCCCTGACTCCGCGACTGTTCGCGCTCAGGGAAGGGGACCGCATCAACATCGGCGAGAAGATCACCGGCCACTTCACAGTCGAACCCGTTCGCCCGGAAGACAACGTCGTCTTTCTCGGCACGGGGACCGGGGAAGCCCCGCACAACTCGATGCTCTGGGATCTCCTCCGCCGCGGGCACCCCGGGCGGATTCTCTCGGCGTGCTGCGTCCGGTACAAAAAAGACCTGGGCTACCTCGACACGCACGAAGAACTCATGCGCCAGTTCCCGAATTACATCTACCTCGGGCTGACGACGCGGGAAGCCGGGGCCACGAAAAAGGTCTACATTCAGGACTTGATTACCAGCGGCGAACTGGAGCAGCACCTCGGGCGCCCGCTCGACCCCGCAAATACCCACGTGTTCTTGTGCGGAAACCCCAAGATGATCGGGGTGCCGGAGAAGGACAAGGCGACCGGCGCCCGCGTCTACCCGCAGCCGACCGGGGTGATCGAGATCCTGGAAGGGCGGGGGTTCGCGGTCGACAACGCGGCCGCCAAGATCAAGGGCAACGTCCACTTTGAAGAATACTGGTAG
- a CDS encoding permease, whose translation MDTQIKTQVSDFVVTFSSILWEAMPFIVLGAVIAGILEELLPQQLIGRIIPRSALPAAIIGGLLGLIFPMCECGIVVVMRRLLRKGLPLASCISYMLAGPIVNVIVLLSTYVAFGGLNKGGGLGWQMVALRAGLGFFVAVVTGCVVHLVQKKYGNAALLTPLALPPKASSLSLQMAGGDAEEAPQKRQPWLKRIGNISETALHDFLDITVFLTLGAALAAVAKSAISTEDIQSLTRNYPLLAIPAMMFLAVILCLCSEADAFVAASFTEMSVSSKLAFLVLGPMLDLKLLLMYTRVFRARLIAVIVTCTIIQSGVYSVIVHRFYNPAPGATGSSDKAPVESPSPAP comes from the coding sequence GTGGATACACAGATTAAGACTCAGGTTTCGGATTTCGTCGTCACGTTCAGTTCGATTTTGTGGGAAGCGATGCCGTTCATCGTTCTCGGGGCCGTGATCGCGGGCATCCTCGAAGAACTCCTGCCGCAGCAACTCATCGGCCGCATCATCCCGCGCAGCGCCCTCCCGGCGGCGATCATCGGCGGGTTGCTCGGGCTCATCTTCCCGATGTGCGAGTGCGGCATCGTGGTCGTCATGCGCCGGCTTCTGCGAAAAGGCCTGCCGCTCGCGAGTTGCATCTCGTACATGCTGGCCGGGCCGATCGTGAACGTGATCGTGCTGTTGAGTACTTACGTCGCGTTCGGCGGGTTGAACAAGGGTGGCGGGTTGGGCTGGCAGATGGTCGCCCTCCGCGCCGGCCTGGGGTTCTTTGTCGCCGTCGTGACCGGGTGCGTCGTTCATCTGGTCCAGAAGAAGTACGGGAACGCCGCGTTGCTCACCCCACTCGCGCTGCCGCCCAAGGCCTCGTCGTTGTCGCTGCAAATGGCCGGCGGTGACGCCGAAGAGGCCCCCCAGAAGAGGCAGCCGTGGCTCAAGCGGATCGGAAACATCTCCGAGACCGCGCTACACGACTTCCTCGACATCACCGTGTTTCTCACACTGGGAGCTGCGCTGGCGGCGGTGGCGAAATCGGCCATCAGCACCGAAGACATCCAATCGCTCACACGCAACTACCCGCTCCTCGCGATCCCGGCGATGATGTTCCTGGCCGTCATTCTCTGCCTCTGTTCCGAGGCCGATGCGTTCGTGGCCGCGAGTTTTACCGAAATGAGCGTGTCGTCCAAACTCGCGTTCCTGGTCCTCGGGCCGATGCTCGATTTGAAACTGTTGTTGATGTACACCCGGGTCTTCCGGGCCCGGTTGATCGCGGTGATCGTGACCTGCACGATCATTCAGTCCGGTGTGTACTCAGTGATCGTCCACAGGTTTTACAATCCCGCGCCGGGGGCCACCGGGTCGTCCGACAAAGCCCCTGTCGAGTCCCCCTCCCCTGCCCCGTGA
- a CDS encoding Gfo/Idh/MocA family protein: protein MQTTSTQPPILRAGMVGLGMIFDETYRPFFEQAAKDGLFSRRTGLVDVSLAAVATRTGSRAEKYRRAAPEPINRFGSFTGPTAAEEMIASGVDVVCVATPDDRHFGPARAALAAGKHVLIEKPSVLSLTELDELSRLARENGVLAKVVYHKLADPDHKKLRTHVADGVLKHVNNGYCSLLEPKSISTGQFAEWLTGRNPATYVAVHYLKLIDFSFGPHWRLSRITATGQRGLVGSAGGRTWDSVQLQVVYTHPDEREAAFDIHTSWVTPDNFPGYVEQEVQFRFDNGVWNAHQRKRGVELTVENRSPGELKYTPNYHYNGTFLEPWGERSQRGYGIEVIRRFFEEVAFVEHGGPASERTGRLHQMSGLAYNDVSADRNCVAIVQACEAILAAHADGHPGCVVRVNDPFGGLVLCKPGAAEPTILYQGRV from the coding sequence ATGCAAACAACCAGCACACAGCCCCCAATCCTCCGGGCCGGCATGGTCGGGCTCGGGATGATCTTTGACGAGACGTACCGCCCCTTCTTCGAGCAGGCAGCAAAAGACGGCCTGTTTAGCCGTCGCACGGGCCTGGTCGACGTTTCGCTCGCGGCCGTGGCCACCCGCACGGGGTCGCGGGCCGAGAAGTATCGCCGCGCAGCGCCCGAGCCCATAAACCGCTTCGGCAGTTTCACAGGACCGACCGCCGCCGAGGAGATGATCGCGTCCGGCGTCGACGTCGTCTGCGTCGCCACGCCGGACGACCGGCACTTCGGCCCGGCCCGCGCCGCCCTCGCGGCCGGCAAACACGTTCTGATCGAAAAACCCTCCGTATTGAGTCTAACCGAGCTGGACGAACTGTCACGACTGGCGAGAGAAAATGGGGTACTCGCCAAAGTCGTCTATCACAAGTTAGCCGACCCCGATCACAAGAAACTGCGGACACACGTCGCCGATGGCGTGCTGAAGCACGTCAACAACGGCTACTGCTCGCTCCTCGAACCGAAGTCCATCAGCACCGGCCAGTTCGCCGAATGGCTCACCGGCCGCAACCCGGCCACTTACGTCGCGGTCCACTACCTGAAGCTCATCGACTTCAGTTTCGGTCCGCACTGGCGTCTCTCCCGAATCACCGCCACCGGACAACGTGGGTTGGTCGGCTCGGCCGGCGGGCGGACGTGGGACTCGGTTCAACTTCAGGTCGTCTACACCCACCCGGACGAGCGCGAGGCCGCGTTTGACATCCACACGAGTTGGGTAACACCCGATAATTTTCCGGGGTATGTGGAACAGGAAGTGCAGTTCCGCTTCGACAACGGCGTCTGGAATGCACATCAACGCAAACGCGGCGTCGAGTTGACCGTGGAAAATCGGTCGCCGGGCGAACTCAAGTACACCCCCAACTATCACTACAACGGAACGTTCCTCGAACCTTGGGGGGAGCGGTCTCAGCGCGGGTACGGGATCGAGGTCATCCGCCGATTCTTCGAGGAAGTGGCTTTCGTCGAACACGGCGGTCCCGCTTCGGAACGCACGGGCCGACTCCATCAGATGAGTGGCCTGGCTTACAACGACGTCTCGGCGGACCGCAACTGTGTCGCGATCGTTCAGGCGTGCGAGGCGATTTTGGCCGCCCACGCCGACGGACACCCGGGCTGCGTCGTTCGCGTGAACGACCCGTTCGGTGGGCTCGTGCTGTGCAAGCCCGGGGCCGCCGAACCGACCATCCTTTACCAAGGGCGTGTCTGA
- a CDS encoding DMT family transporter, with protein sequence MGFAPPSPAQARVLLVVAAVLWSLGSFFTRVLREPTGLGLDDPQLTPLQIAFFRNCFAGLVLVPALRLRHLRVRPTMLAMVLCFGVMSGLYLSALGLGQAANAILLQNSAPFWVYLLGVYLLGEAADRRNLSAILLGLCGTIVIVCGNWPRGAGEGTDALVLMMGVGSGATYAGVVLFLRHLRAESSVWLSVMNLVGSAGIIGIFVLLRYGPSETWAWVAAPSPAQIACLVVFGAVQMAIPYWLFTSGLRSVSPQEAGIITLLEPILNPVWAYLIAPDKEVPTVWTWVGGLLLLGALGWRYVPRKTRVAGVLDQPPADDSSPRIMA encoded by the coding sequence ATGGGCTTTGCCCCGCCTTCCCCGGCCCAGGCGCGGGTGTTGTTGGTCGTTGCCGCGGTGCTGTGGAGTTTGGGCAGTTTCTTCACCAGAGTCCTGCGCGAGCCGACGGGACTCGGGCTCGACGACCCCCAACTGACGCCGCTCCAGATCGCGTTTTTCCGTAATTGCTTCGCCGGCCTCGTCCTCGTACCCGCCCTCCGGTTGCGCCACCTGCGGGTGCGGCCGACGATGCTCGCGATGGTACTCTGCTTCGGCGTGATGAGCGGCCTGTACCTGTCCGCTCTGGGGCTCGGTCAGGCCGCCAACGCGATCCTCCTGCAGAACTCCGCCCCCTTCTGGGTGTATCTGTTGGGCGTCTATCTGTTGGGCGAAGCCGCCGACCGGCGAAACCTCAGCGCCATCCTACTGGGCCTTTGTGGAACGATTGTGATCGTGTGCGGGAACTGGCCGCGCGGGGCAGGGGAGGGGACCGACGCTTTGGTTCTGATGATGGGCGTCGGCAGCGGCGCGACTTACGCGGGCGTGGTCCTTTTCCTGAGGCACCTCCGGGCCGAATCGAGCGTTTGGCTGAGCGTCATGAACCTCGTGGGCAGCGCGGGGATTATCGGGATCTTCGTCTTGCTGAGGTACGGTCCTTCCGAGACTTGGGCGTGGGTCGCGGCTCCGTCGCCCGCTCAGATCGCATGTCTGGTCGTATTCGGTGCGGTTCAGATGGCGATTCCGTACTGGCTCTTTACCAGCGGCTTGCGCTCCGTCAGTCCGCAAGAGGCGGGGATCATCACCCTACTGGAACCGATCCTGAATCCCGTCTGGGCTTACCTGATCGCGCCGGATAAAGAAGTGCCGACGGTTTGGACGTGGGTGGGCGGGTTGTTGCTGCTCGGAGCCCTCGGGTGGCGGTATGTGCCCAGGAAAACGCGAGTGGCCGGCGTACTAGACCAACCACCCGCGGATGATTCAAGTCCGAGAATCATGGCGTGA